From Pseudomonas sp. stari2:
GATTGCGCTGTTGCCGTTGGCGCTGCTGTGGTTCGGCCTGGGCCAGAACAGTCTTATTTTCGTGCTGGTGCATTCGGTGCTGTGGGCGTTGGCGCTGAACACGTATGCCGGTTTTCTCGGCGTCTCGGAAACCCTGCGCATGGCCGGACGCAACTACGGTTTGGAGGGCATGCGCTTTGTGCTGTTCATCCTGATTCCGGCGGCGCTGCCATCGATTCTCGCCGGGCTGAAAATCGGCTGGGCCTTCGCCTGGCGTACCCTGATCGCCGCCGAACTGGTGTTCGGTGCCACCAGCGGCAAGGGCGGCCTGGGCTGGTACATCTTCCAGAACCGCAACGAGCTGTACACCGACAAGGTGTTTGCCGGTCTGGCGGTGGTGATCCTCATCGGCTTGCTGGTGGAGAACCTGGTGTTCGACACGCTGGAGCGGGTGACGGTGAAGCGCTGGGGGATGCAGCGCTGATTTTCTGATCTGCTAGCATTGCGTTCGAATCAATCCTGATCGGTCACGAGTGCTCAGCATGCAACTCCCGGACATGAACCTGTTGGTCGCCCTCGAC
This genomic window contains:
- a CDS encoding ABC transporter permease; its protein translation is MSHSSSVRQEFENDLQPLTSVPVERELPLGQRLWQQGWLRKSVILILLAVLWEVVARVQNNDLLLPSFLQTSHALYDGLFSGELLGKVWISLVVLLKGYLIGIVLAFALTTLAVSTQFGRDLLSTLTSMFNPLPAIALLPLALLWFGLGQNSLIFVLVHSVLWALALNTYAGFLGVSETLRMAGRNYGLEGMRFVLFILIPAALPSILAGLKIGWAFAWRTLIAAELVFGATSGKGGLGWYIFQNRNELYTDKVFAGLAVVILIGLLVENLVFDTLERVTVKRWGMQR